A window of Gossypium hirsutum isolate 1008001.06 chromosome D13, Gossypium_hirsutum_v2.1, whole genome shotgun sequence genomic DNA:
TTATTCTGCTTTACAATGGTGAGTAGGTTGAGTATGTTTTTTTGGAACTATTGCTCAAATGGCAGCTCCCTCCTGAATTCCCATTATATcttgttaaaaaaaaactttaacatTTTGCTGCTTTCACATTTCAGCTGACCTGTGAATGTTAGATTGAACTGACATCTTCAGTAACTTACTACTGAATTGATTTCACTTCAGCAGTGCCCTTCCAAAACCAAGATCCTGGTTCGGTCCCAATGGACAATACATCAGAGAGCTTCCTTGTCCAAGTTGCAGGGGGAGAGGTTATACTCCATGTTCCGAGTGCGGTATCGAAAGATCAAGATCAGATTGTTCCCAATGTAATGGAAAGGTACATGTTTGCATTCTTCAATGGACATAGGAACATGACAtgttatcattatcattattattattaatattattattattaagtactTGATGGCACCCATCCTAGCCATTCACTTACTCATAATGGCAGGGTATAATGACTTGCCGTCAGTGCTTGGGAGATCGTGTGATATGGGAAGAGTCAATAGATGAGCAGCCATGGGAGAAAGCTCGTTCAATGTAATCTCCTTATTCTACTTTCTCTTTTATTCAACATTTAAGTCATTTTTCTCTACTTGATCCACATTTCTGCCTTTTCTCATGTGTATTCTCTTTGGTTTCCTTTTAGGGTGAATCTTATATAATGTCAAGTTGTTAAGTTAATTGCAGTATAGATGAAACTGTATGAGCCTTTTTGTATTAAAGATCATGGGAGTGCTTATCTAAAAATGTTCCTTTAATCTTGTCCAGTTCTCCACTCCGAGTAAAAGAGGATGATGAGGTAGACAATCTAGATTTGCAACTGGATGTGAAGAAAAAATCAAAGCGCGTTTACCAATCACCATCTCCTGAAGTTGGATTGAAGATCAGCCGATCACTAAAAGTTAGTTGGATGCTTGAATCTTGACTTCATCTTATTGTAATGATTTTAGGCCTTCGTTTTAGTCATTCATTTGTTTTAAAGGGATTTCCTCTTCAAGCTGCCATTATCTGTTGCCTTACGTATGAAGGCATTAGTGGGGCTTGATGGCAATGTAGGTGCCTTGGTGAACTTATCTGAAAGCTGCTTATTGCTTTCTTCTGAATATATATTTGAAGTTGGAGAAAGATGTACATTTTCATGAATTTAATCTTCTTTGTTTAGTTGGATGATTGCAGAGTCTAAATGCCAAAACAGGACTATTTAGTAAAAGAATGAAGATCATTCATCGTGATCCTATGCTTCAAGCTCAAAGGGTGGCTGCCATCAAGGTATATTTGAAAGTAGAAGAAGCATATACCAGTTTTTGAActtgtgtttttcttttcttagaAGCAAAGTGATGCTTTTTGGTAGTAATATTATATGTAATGCAGAAAGCAAAAGGAACAGCTGCAGCAAGGAAGCGTGTTTCTGAAGCTTTGAAAGACTTTTTTAGTGATCCAGAGAACCGACGTAAGCGGAGCATTTCTATGAAAGGTTGCTTACATTTTCCATTAAAAGTTTGCTGTTTATATATATCATACTTGCATCAACTGGGGCAGTATAGGCAGCCCCTTTTAAGGTTGGCTTTCTTCTTGTGATGCAGGAGTCAAATTTTTCTGCAGAAATTGTGGCCGTGAAGGGCATAGAAGACACTACTGCCCCGAAATTAGAGATAGTTCAATAGACAAGCGGTTCAAGTGTCGAGTATGTGGAGAAAAAGGTCATAACAGAAGAACTTGTCCAAGGTCAAGGTTGAGCAATGAAGGAAGGTCAAGTAGAAGGCGTCACCGTTGCAAAGTTTGTCGCAGAAGTGGTCATAATCGTCGCACATGCCCTCAAGTGATAGGGGTGAGAGACATTTTGACCGCTGGAAGTAGAATATACACCTGCAGGTTATGCCGAAAAGAGGGGCACAATGCAAGGACATGCCCTAGTAACAGTTAATAACACAACAGTTTGATTTTGGGAGGTTATGTGAAGTTACAAACTCAGTGTTTATGTTGTATGATGGATGGATGGTAAATATTGAGAATGCAGAacaagttatatatttatatatatattacaatatttCACTATAATAGTAAAGATTTTAGTAGAAtctaatttttaggttttattttaatcttcTATAAAATCTTTTCACTTAAGTAGTGTTTGGTGCTTTCTCAAGTTATGATTAAATACAGTGTGATTCTTTGGAATCCGATTGCCAGGAATGTAATTTAGAGTTGCTCATGGAAAGGCTcaaccaaaattttaggcccaacTTAGAAAATGGGTcaaaaattttgtccaagcccagccTAGCCCagcttatattaatttttattattattattttatataaaatttttataaaaaatataatacataaaaatacaagaaacattaaaataaatgtttcacaacaaattagaaataaatttaaaaaaagtaagtatatttaaataacacCAAGATATGTGCTACTTAACAAGAAAAAAcctttaaaatagtaacaaaattaacaacaaaACAATAGTTATACAATAACGACataatagtagcaacataatagtgaaatggtagcaacatAGTGaaaaaaacaataagaaaatagcaaaaaaaaaagtaaaaaaaagcaaaaaaagacCATTTGGGTCGAGTCAGGCTGGGCCTGGACCAAAAAAGCCTTACCTGAGGCTTGGCCCGCTTTCAAaacaggccttatttttttgcctaagcccatttttcgggcctatatttttacccatatACTCCCACTTTTCGGGTAggcccgacccatgagcaggtCTAATGTAATTGTTAATAAAGTCATTTTACAATGTTTAATATAGATGAGGAggtattgattaaaatatattaaagttaaattattaCCTTTGATTCACTAAATACTTTCCTAGAAATCTAATGATAATTTATGAATCTacccttattaaataaaatataatattcatgtgtttattttttataataaattttattcttaacaaatacttggattaaatgtttaatattaaattttaattgataatttgTACTTTTTTTTCAAAGTCTCAATGTAACATAATTTACACATAATTTACTTGAATGTAATATATAACTACTTTGAAATTTGACACATTTGTTTTATCTGTTCTACTTCT
This region includes:
- the LOC107918477 gene encoding uncharacterized protein isoform X3, translating into MSSLSPFFRPLLPQWSFLVILNSNPKISLKPCVFSSSSSSSSSYNNDSVPLPKQIQTQLGYDPSEELFGLSPVPKPSSALPKPRSWFGPNGQYIRELPCPSCRGRGYTPCSECGIERSRSDCSQCNGKGIMTCRQCLGDRVIWEESIDEQPWEKARSISPLRVKEDDEVDNLDLQLDVKKKSKRVYQSPSPEVGLKISRSLKSLNAKTGLFSKRMKIIHRDPMLQAQRVAAIKKAKGTAAARKRVSEALKDFFSDPENRRVKFFCRNCGREGHRRHYCPEIRDSSIDKRFKCRVCGEKGHNRRTCPRSRLSNEGRSSRRRHRCKVCRRSGHNRRTCPQVIGVRDILTAGSRIYTCRLCRKEGHNARTCPSNS
- the LOC107918477 gene encoding zinc finger CCHC domain-containing protein 9 isoform X1; its protein translation is MSSLSPFFRPLLPQWSFLVILNSNPKISLKPCVFSSSSSSSSSYNNDSVPLPKQIQTQLGYDPSEELFGLSPVPKPSSALPKPRSWFGPNGQYIRELPCPSCRGRGYTPCSECGIERSRSDCSQCNGKGIMTCRQCLGDRVIWEESIDEQPWEKARSISPLRVKEDDEVDNLDLQLDVKKKSKRVYQSPSPEVGLKISRSLKSLNAKTGLFSKRMKIIHRDPMLQAQRVAAIKKAKGTAAARKRVSEALKDFFSDPENRRKRSISMKGVKFFCRNCGREGHRRHYCPEIRDSSIDKRFKCRVCGEKGHNRRTCPRSRLSNEGRSSRRRHRCKVCRRSGHNRRTCPQVIGVRDILTAGSRIYTCRLCRKEGHNARTCPSNS
- the LOC107918477 gene encoding uncharacterized protein isoform X4 gives rise to the protein MSSLSPFFRPLLPQWSFLVILNSNPKISLKPCVFSSSSSSSSSYNNDSVPLPKQIQTQLGYDPSEELFGLSPVPKPSALPKPRSWFGPNGQYIRELPCPSCRGRGYTPCSECGIERSRSDCSQCNGKGIMTCRQCLGDRVIWEESIDEQPWEKARSISPLRVKEDDEVDNLDLQLDVKKKSKRVYQSPSPEVGLKISRSLKSLNAKTGLFSKRMKIIHRDPMLQAQRVAAIKKAKGTAAARKRVSEALKDFFSDPENRRVKFFCRNCGREGHRRHYCPEIRDSSIDKRFKCRVCGEKGHNRRTCPRSRLSNEGRSSRRRHRCKVCRRSGHNRRTCPQVIGVRDILTAGSRIYTCRLCRKEGHNARTCPSNS
- the LOC107918477 gene encoding zinc finger CCHC domain-containing protein 9 isoform X2; translated protein: MSSLSPFFRPLLPQWSFLVILNSNPKISLKPCVFSSSSSSSSSYNNDSVPLPKQIQTQLGYDPSEELFGLSPVPKPSALPKPRSWFGPNGQYIRELPCPSCRGRGYTPCSECGIERSRSDCSQCNGKGIMTCRQCLGDRVIWEESIDEQPWEKARSISPLRVKEDDEVDNLDLQLDVKKKSKRVYQSPSPEVGLKISRSLKSLNAKTGLFSKRMKIIHRDPMLQAQRVAAIKKAKGTAAARKRVSEALKDFFSDPENRRKRSISMKGVKFFCRNCGREGHRRHYCPEIRDSSIDKRFKCRVCGEKGHNRRTCPRSRLSNEGRSSRRRHRCKVCRRSGHNRRTCPQVIGVRDILTAGSRIYTCRLCRKEGHNARTCPSNS
- the LOC107918477 gene encoding uncharacterized protein isoform X5 encodes the protein MSSLSPFFRPLLPQWSFLVILNSNPKISLKPCVFSSSSSSSSSYNNDSVPLPKQIQTQLGYDPSEELFGLSPVPKPSALPKPRSWFGPNGQYIRELPCPSCRGRGYTPCSECGIERSRSDCSQCNGKGIMTCRQCLGDRVIWEESIDEQPWEKARSISPLRVKEDDEVDNLDLQLDVKKKSKRVYQSPSPEVGLKISRSLKSLNAKTGLFSKRMKIIHRDPMLQAQRVAAIKKAKGTAAARKRVSEALKDFFSDPENRRKRSISMKGCLHFPLKVCCLYISYLHQLGQYRQPLLRLAFFL